From Dongia rigui, a single genomic window includes:
- a CDS encoding CocE/NonD family hydrolase: MRIVRDFPHKVRHIENIWIPLPDGIKLAARMWIADGADTHPVPAIIECVPYRKRDGLRFRDDEMHPYQAGHGYAVLRIDLRGTGESEGLPDDEYTPAEQDDIIAAIAWIAAQKWCSGKVGMMGISWGGFNALQVAARQPEALKAIITVDASDDRYNDDVHYMQGILLHDNFSWAAAMYAYANLPPDPEIVGARWREMWLERLRHYKFPFRIWGAHQNRDAYWRQGSVIENYGAIKAAVFAVGGWEDGYSNAVPRLASHVTAPVKGWVGPWGHTYPHNGLPGPAGGFLQEALRWWDQWLKGKETGVTHDPKILAWMNESYAPDPCAQARPGRWIAESEWPSPRIKTQTIGFGRNTLGHALESVALAVQSPQTCGLTSVEWCSYGGSDGDYPADQRPDDGMSLCFDGLPLDERCEIFGAPVVELAFAVDKPVARVAVRLNDVAPDGASTRVTFCVFSLNHKDDQAHPQDLVPGRRYTARIPLNYIAHAFLPGHRLRVAVSTNYWPMMMPAPDAVTLTLFTDGCHLELPVRPTHAPDPAFDIPLPEKAPHAPGHVTREGSSRREARLDIATGGITLVNHKDAGGYHFSDIGVTSDCKALEIYSIRPDDPLSYACEITYEQMLKGPDWEARTVGHTTIQAHATHFRITARIDAFDGQTRIFSDEEAYDLKREYC; encoded by the coding sequence ATGCGTATCGTCCGCGACTTTCCGCACAAGGTGCGGCACATCGAAAACATCTGGATTCCGTTGCCGGACGGTATCAAGCTCGCCGCGCGCATGTGGATCGCGGACGGCGCCGACACACACCCGGTTCCCGCCATCATCGAATGCGTGCCCTATCGCAAGCGCGACGGCCTGCGCTTTCGTGACGATGAGATGCACCCCTACCAGGCCGGCCACGGCTATGCGGTGCTGCGCATTGATCTGCGCGGCACCGGTGAATCCGAAGGCCTGCCAGACGACGAATACACCCCGGCCGAGCAGGACGACATCATCGCCGCCATCGCCTGGATCGCAGCGCAGAAATGGTGCAGCGGCAAGGTCGGGATGATGGGCATCTCCTGGGGTGGGTTCAACGCGCTGCAGGTGGCAGCACGCCAGCCCGAGGCATTGAAAGCCATCATCACTGTCGATGCCTCGGACGATCGCTACAATGACGACGTCCATTACATGCAGGGCATCCTGCTGCACGATAACTTCTCGTGGGCCGCGGCGATGTATGCCTACGCCAATCTGCCGCCGGACCCGGAGATTGTCGGCGCGCGCTGGCGCGAGATGTGGCTGGAGCGGCTGCGCCATTACAAATTCCCCTTCCGCATCTGGGGCGCGCATCAGAACCGCGACGCCTATTGGCGCCAGGGTTCCGTGATCGAGAACTACGGCGCCATCAAGGCGGCGGTCTTTGCGGTGGGTGGTTGGGAGGACGGCTATTCCAATGCCGTGCCGCGTTTGGCAAGCCATGTGACGGCGCCAGTGAAGGGCTGGGTCGGTCCCTGGGGCCACACCTATCCGCATAACGGCCTTCCCGGTCCCGCCGGCGGCTTCCTGCAGGAGGCCCTGCGCTGGTGGGATCAATGGCTGAAGGGCAAGGAAACCGGCGTCACGCACGATCCGAAGATCCTGGCCTGGATGAATGAGTCCTATGCGCCGGACCCTTGCGCACAAGCGCGTCCCGGTCGCTGGATCGCCGAGAGCGAATGGCCGAGCCCCCGCATCAAGACGCAGACGATCGGCTTCGGCCGTAACACGCTGGGTCACGCCTTGGAATCTGTGGCGCTCGCCGTGCAGTCACCGCAGACCTGCGGGCTCACCTCGGTCGAATGGTGCTCCTATGGCGGCAGCGATGGCGACTACCCGGCCGATCAGCGTCCCGATGACGGCATGTCGCTCTGCTTCGATGGCCTGCCGCTCGATGAACGCTGCGAGATATTCGGGGCGCCGGTGGTGGAACTGGCCTTTGCCGTCGACAAGCCGGTGGCACGGGTCGCTGTCCGCCTCAACGATGTGGCGCCGGATGGCGCCTCGACCCGCGTCACCTTCTGCGTCTTCAGCCTCAATCACAAAGATGACCAGGCGCACCCGCAAGACCTGGTGCCGGGCCGGCGCTACACGGCACGCATCCCCTTGAACTACATCGCCCATGCCTTCTTGCCCGGTCACAGGCTGCGGGTGGCGGTCTCGACCAACTACTGGCCGATGATGATGCCGGCGCCGGACGCTGTGACGCTGACGCTCTTCACCGATGGTTGCCATCTGGAATTGCCGGTGCGCCCCACACACGCCCCCGATCCCGCTTTCGATATTCCGCTACCTGAGAAGGCGCCGCATGCCCCCGGCCACGTCACCCGCGAAGGTTCGTCACGGCGCGAAGCGCGGCTCGACATCGCCACGGGCGGCATCACCCTCGTCAATCACAAGGATGCTGGCGGCTATCATTTCTCCGACATCGGCGTCACCTCGGATTGCAAGGCGCTGGAGATCTATTCCATCAGGCCCGATGATCCGCTGAGCTATGCCTGCGAGATCACCTATGAGCAGATGCTCAAGGGCCCGGATTGGGAGGCACGCACGGTCGGGCACACCACGATCCAGGCGCATGCCACCCATTTCCGCATCACCGCCCGCATCGATGCCTTCGACGGGCAAACGCGCATCTTCAGCGACGAAGAGGCTTACGACCTGAAGCGGGAATATTGCTGA
- a CDS encoding maleate cis-trans isomerase family protein — protein sequence MPPVQALSVENSAAENGLLVNRKHIPFELDGGVSARARIGLIVLATDHTLEHEFRQIFRMPGVALYATRIRNAAEINPTTLAAMEAGLAAAADVILPGIPLDVVAYGCTSASVVIGEENVFKRIHETRPEAKCTTPITGGVLGLKALGAKRIALLTPYIDSVNQRFKSYIEAKGLEVPVIGSFNHENDNEVARISTKSIYDAALELGRHPSVDGVFVSCTSLRVAEIAESLERELGKPVTSSNHAMAWHTLRLAGITEPIDGWGRLFRI from the coding sequence ATGCCCCCCGTTCAAGCGCTCAGCGTGGAAAATTCAGCGGCGGAGAACGGTCTGCTGGTCAACCGCAAGCACATCCCCTTCGAACTCGATGGCGGCGTGTCGGCTCGGGCGCGCATCGGCCTCATCGTGCTCGCCACCGACCACACATTGGAGCATGAGTTCCGGCAGATTTTCCGCATGCCCGGCGTCGCCCTCTATGCGACCCGCATCCGCAACGCGGCCGAGATCAACCCGACGACGTTGGCAGCGATGGAAGCCGGGTTGGCGGCGGCAGCCGATGTGATCCTGCCCGGCATTCCCCTGGATGTCGTGGCCTATGGCTGCACCTCGGCCTCGGTCGTGATCGGCGAAGAAAACGTCTTCAAGCGCATCCATGAGACCCGGCCGGAAGCCAAATGCACCACGCCCATCACCGGCGGTGTGCTGGGCCTGAAAGCCTTGGGCGCCAAGCGCATCGCGCTGCTCACCCCTTATATCGACAGCGTCAACCAGCGCTTCAAATCTTACATCGAGGCCAAGGGCCTCGAGGTGCCGGTGATCGGCTCCTTCAACCATGAGAACGACAACGAAGTGGCGCGCATCAGCACGAAGTCGATCTATGACGCGGCCCTCGAACTCGGCCGCCATCCGTCGGTGGATGGTGTCTTCGTCTCCTGCACGTCCTTGCGTGTCGCCGAGATCGCCGAAAGCCTCGAGCGCGAACTCGGCAAGCCGGTGACCTCGTCGAACCACGCCATGGCCTGGCACACCCTGCGCCTCGCTGGCATCACCGAGCCGATCGACGGCTGGGGCCGTTTGTTCCGGATTTGA